Proteins found in one Maridesulfovibrio sp. genomic segment:
- a CDS encoding STT3 domain-containing protein: protein MNTHDELRNPNWFSDWKTLFLFALFSFVVAFGLRLLELPKWNNQAYMVNGEFIMGTHDAYYWLAGAKGIGSAVGKPIVNILKLIGSITGCQYGNIAFWLPAVFSGLTAVAAFAWGGLVGGNWVGLCSAVFATSIPAFYFRTRLSYYDTDIVTLLFPLLITFLLALFIQRGIYSTWLKRSAFSYKSSRWELFLPLLAGAVASYGVLWHADMQLFALVSLLLGSFLVLAVGSSESRPELLRGMLIYAISAFFGAWGIPVAFLVLFTLKSPKVQEHKLYKNIFVYIVAICGVFLLSGAGQNLGVIVMKKIAVYLKPTADVSHIQNGPVYPGIAQSVIEAQNLSLSVLFSQMIGNTTLGWICTASVVYFFASRPYSMLLLPFVLATFASVYIGGRFAMFGGTVFGLSFAVLLQDVLNKIFKLEKSRYKRVIHAAAGITVLGSLLCNTVPMYREYAITPIMSQQHVKALIEAGKHMPKDSTVWTWWDWGYATMYYAGVNTLANGGNHAGKVLFPLSLAYTTPSYLQSSQMIKFSAANKGNPWTELNKLSVLQAQEFIKSLGVKKYQFKKAPKQYLVTCWENIKLAYWIMYYGTWDLRKKGIHPIVQGVNNAFTFDAENGVFRQNGRPPIKVSGYEYLSSKQSGRSRFDLNAGPNLVYNADSKQAYLMDDLVANSVMFKLLTVGPSDARLNNHFRIVYDGFPFIRIYEVI from the coding sequence ATGAATACTCATGATGAACTGCGCAACCCAAATTGGTTTTCCGATTGGAAAACTCTTTTTTTATTTGCACTTTTTTCGTTTGTTGTTGCCTTCGGATTGCGTCTTTTGGAGTTACCCAAGTGGAATAACCAGGCTTATATGGTCAATGGTGAATTCATTATGGGTACACATGATGCTTACTATTGGCTCGCCGGAGCAAAAGGTATAGGCAGCGCTGTAGGAAAACCAATAGTTAACATCCTAAAATTAATAGGAAGTATCACTGGGTGTCAGTACGGAAATATTGCATTTTGGTTGCCTGCCGTTTTTTCCGGTTTAACTGCGGTTGCCGCTTTCGCCTGGGGTGGACTGGTTGGAGGTAACTGGGTCGGCTTATGTTCAGCTGTTTTTGCTACATCTATTCCAGCATTTTATTTCAGAACAAGGCTCTCTTATTATGATACTGATATTGTGACTCTACTTTTTCCTCTGCTTATTACATTTTTACTTGCACTGTTTATTCAAAGGGGGATTTATTCTACATGGCTTAAGCGTTCTGCTTTCTCTTATAAAAGTTCAAGGTGGGAATTGTTCTTGCCGTTGCTGGCAGGAGCAGTAGCATCGTATGGTGTATTATGGCATGCGGATATGCAGCTGTTCGCTCTGGTTTCTTTGCTGCTGGGGTCTTTTTTAGTTTTAGCGGTAGGTTCCTCAGAAAGTCGCCCTGAATTGCTGAGAGGTATGCTGATCTACGCTATTTCCGCTTTTTTCGGAGCATGGGGGATTCCCGTTGCGTTCCTGGTCTTGTTTACATTGAAGTCTCCTAAAGTTCAGGAACATAAGCTTTATAAGAATATTTTTGTTTATATTGTAGCCATCTGTGGCGTGTTCTTATTGAGTGGTGCGGGGCAGAATCTCGGTGTTATTGTGATGAAAAAAATCGCTGTGTACCTCAAACCTACAGCAGATGTCTCACATATTCAGAACGGGCCTGTTTATCCTGGAATTGCGCAAAGTGTTATTGAGGCGCAGAATTTGAGCCTAAGTGTTTTGTTCAGCCAGATGATAGGCAACACAACTCTGGGGTGGATTTGTACTGCTTCAGTTGTATATTTTTTTGCCTCTAGACCTTATTCTATGCTGCTTTTACCTTTTGTTTTAGCAACATTTGCATCAGTTTATATAGGTGGTCGTTTCGCTATGTTTGGTGGGACAGTCTTTGGGCTTTCTTTTGCTGTTCTTTTACAAGACGTGCTGAATAAGATTTTTAAACTTGAAAAGAGTCGGTATAAAAGAGTTATTCATGCTGCGGCTGGAATAACAGTACTCGGATCTTTACTTTGTAATACGGTTCCAATGTATCGGGAATATGCGATTACCCCAATTATGAGCCAGCAGCACGTCAAAGCCCTGATTGAGGCTGGTAAGCATATGCCAAAAGACAGTACTGTTTGGACATGGTGGGATTGGGGATATGCAACTATGTATTATGCCGGCGTGAATACTTTAGCTAACGGCGGAAATCATGCTGGAAAAGTTTTGTTTCCTCTAAGTTTGGCTTACACTACTCCTTCCTATCTGCAATCCAGCCAGATGATTAAATTCAGCGCCGCAAACAAGGGAAACCCGTGGACTGAGTTGAATAAGCTTTCAGTTTTGCAGGCGCAGGAATTTATTAAATCTTTGGGCGTAAAGAAATATCAATTCAAAAAGGCACCTAAACAGTATCTTGTAACTTGCTGGGAGAATATAAAGCTTGCATATTGGATTATGTACTACGGAACCTGGGATCTCCGAAAAAAGGGTATTCATCCAATAGTTCAGGGGGTTAACAATGCATTCACCTTTGATGCTGAAAACGGTGTTTTTCGCCAGAATGGAAGGCCTCCCATTAAAGTTTCTGGTTATGAATATTTGAGCTCAAAGCAATCTGGAAGATCTCGTTTTGATCTTAATGCCGGTCCGAATCTTGTGTATAATGCTGATAGTAAACAGGCTTATTTGATGGACGACCTCGTCGCTAACAGTGTAATGTTTAAGCTATTGACCGTGGGGCCTAGCGATGCGAGGTTGAACAACCATTTCCGCATCGTTTATGACGGTTTTCCCTTCATACGAATATACGAGGTCATTTAG
- a CDS encoding glycosyltransferase family 2 protein produces MAIPTTVVIPAYNDAMGLDYLLSDLLAFTEKKGLKVIVVNDCSSDNTNEVLKKYVSRIKVLGNETNLGFGGAFKRGIWAAETEWVATFDTDKQHRISDLESLADQAVDKVDAVIGMRDSDSHVTKSRVSGKWILSKAANFITGRKIPDINCGLRVFRRGVLLYILLAL; encoded by the coding sequence ATGGCAATTCCAACGACAGTGGTTATTCCGGCATACAATGACGCAATGGGACTTGATTATTTGCTGTCTGACCTTTTGGCTTTTACTGAAAAAAAGGGTTTGAAGGTTATTGTAGTGAATGATTGTTCGTCTGATAATACCAATGAAGTTTTGAAAAAATACGTCAGCAGAATTAAAGTTCTTGGTAATGAGACCAATCTTGGTTTCGGCGGTGCTTTTAAACGAGGTATTTGGGCTGCTGAAACCGAGTGGGTTGCTACGTTTGATACAGATAAGCAGCATAGAATTTCCGATTTAGAATCTCTGGCTGATCAGGCTGTAGACAAAGTTGATGCCGTCATTGGTATGAGGGATAGCGACTCTCATGTCACAAAGTCACGTGTTTCAGGTAAATGGATTCTCTCAAAAGCCGCAAATTTTATCACGGGCAGGAAAATTCCAGATATAAATTGTGGATTGAGAGTTTTTCGCCGTGGTGTGCTGCTTTATATTCTACTAGCACTCTGA
- a CDS encoding sulfatase-like hydrolase/transferase has translation MNSVNSVEFSKHNTNVAFIHKPDIFIILAESYNSFREQQKEYGIENSKLKQYLQQNNFEIENAFSNYDHTTASSLAIFYMQHHYNKFLEGNHDLTAQGRGLLNGNTLNAALAILKKNNYYTSFIDCGGYLVKQKGELYNYTPAKNFWGHLPSPLEKPMIPINIILKKIHIYIKFMNDVDTTVALKDAMSAKPNDMPGFYFIREGADHVTYEKTPEVWRKNYRELIKEGDRKIISLLRLIQEKSPDSIVVILGDHGGKMYQLKKLSKDDFIKDLYEVLFAVKMPVSLSKQGKWNEYANTAVNLFPKIFNMLSGNSSLLDGLEKKAHSIDRNGKVIAVDGNPVDVKP, from the coding sequence ATGAACTCTGTGAATTCTGTCGAATTTTCAAAACACAATACAAATGTTGCTTTCATTCACAAACCAGATATTTTTATAATTCTTGCAGAATCGTACAACAGCTTTAGAGAACAGCAAAAAGAATATGGAATCGAAAATTCTAAACTAAAACAGTATCTTCAACAAAATAACTTTGAAATAGAAAATGCTTTTTCAAACTATGACCATACGACAGCCAGTTCTCTAGCCATATTTTACATGCAGCATCATTATAATAAATTTCTTGAAGGAAATCATGATTTAACCGCACAGGGGAGAGGCTTATTAAATGGCAACACTTTGAATGCTGCGCTCGCCATTCTCAAAAAAAATAATTACTACACTTCATTTATTGATTGTGGAGGGTACCTTGTTAAGCAGAAAGGTGAACTTTACAACTACACACCTGCTAAAAATTTTTGGGGACACCTACCTAGTCCACTTGAAAAGCCTATGATTCCTATCAATATCATCCTCAAAAAAATTCATATTTATATAAAATTCATGAATGACGTTGATACTACTGTCGCACTAAAAGATGCCATGAGTGCAAAACCTAATGATATGCCGGGGTTCTATTTTATCAGAGAAGGCGCTGACCACGTAACATACGAAAAGACACCAGAGGTGTGGCGTAAGAATTACCGGGAACTGATCAAAGAGGGTGACAGGAAGATAATATCGCTTCTCAGATTGATTCAGGAAAAATCACCAGATTCAATTGTCGTTATTCTAGGTGACCACGGCGGAAAAATGTATCAGCTTAAAAAACTCAGCAAAGATGATTTTATAAAAGATCTATACGAAGTCCTTTTTGCCGTAAAAATGCCTGTAAGTTTAAGTAAGCAAGGTAAGTGGAATGAGTATGCGAATACTGCCGTCAATCTATTTCCTAAAATATTCAATATGCTTTCAGGAAATTCCTCTCTATTAGACGGGCTTGAGAAGAAAGCGCACAGCATTGATAGAAACGGAAAAGTCATTGCTGTTGACGGCAATCCCGTTGACGTCAAGCCTTAA